Proteins encoded together in one Triticum dicoccoides isolate Atlit2015 ecotype Zavitan chromosome 7B, WEW_v2.0, whole genome shotgun sequence window:
- the LOC119338704 gene encoding uncharacterized protein LOC119338704 produces MAATKKPKAKPQKPAKVTAARIAKMLAEGDEMIRNMTPEERARIIAESMAEKSAREAAEAKDEAGDDEEETAPAQCEEEWFAAKFRSMWRRYLAPGGVTFDQTSKLPAMRYVNPASGCSAKAMDTLQIMSVKVAAINGGLHWPLQVFGIVAARDYLDRKRNIIFHRPRTDCQTITQEDCYLALSGPSRAIVVSYDPTYVEVSLKVKGAIESEDKDLSALIVVFRAGACPQNVYPSRLSTLEMNFDHIYQSVEATVFIRIIGGSWPDGFRGVFSAASSRDDTLQVKLLEFEDGRLPADSNGVIALTRRVVSVALQRNLKVSVMAFPRNVGYAAETSEAVLQPHRAGVSPPGVNLCVGSCSMEVRVAWSCFCCEC; encoded by the exons ATGGCGGCGAcgaagaaacccaaggccaagcCTCAAAAACCAGCCAAGGTAACGGCTGCGAGGATAGCAAAGATGCTGGCTGAAGGGGATGAGATGATAAGAAACATGACACCTGAAGAAAGGGCCAGGATTATTGCCGAGTCCATGGCTGAAAAATCGGCCCGCGAAGCTGCTGAGGCGAAAGATGAAGctggagatgacgaggaggagactgcACCGGCACAATGCGAGGAAGAATGGTTCGCTGCCAAGTTTCGCTCTATGTGGAGAAGATACTTAGCTCCCGGCGGTGTTACTTTCGACCAAACCAGTAA ACTCCCTGCCATGCGTTATGTGAATCCTGCTTCGGGTTGCTCGGCCAAGGCCATGGACACTCTGCAGATTATGTCAGTCAAAGTTGCAGCAATCAACGGGGGCTTGCACTGGCCACTACAAGTGTTTGGTATCGTTGCTGCACGTGATTACTTGGATCGTAAGCGCAATATTATTTTCCACCGGCCGAGGACTGACTGCCAAACCATCACCCAGGAG GATTGCTACCTAGCACTGTCCGGTCCTAGCCGTGCCATTGTCGTCTCATATGATCCTACATACGTTGAGGTTTCGCTCAAAGTGAAGGGCGCTATTGAATCTGAGGATAAAGATTTAAGTGCTCTCATTGTGGTGTTTAGAGCTGGAGCCTGTCCTCAAAATGTCTACCCTAGCAGGCTTAGCACGCTGGAAATGAATTTTGATCACATTTATCAATCGGTGGAGGCCACGGTCTTTATAAGAATTATTGGCGGGTCGTGGCCGGATGGCTTTCGGGGTGTATTTAGTGCTGCCTCCAGTAGGGATGACACCCTGCAAGTCAAGTTACTTGAGTTTGAAGATGGTAGGTTGCCTGCTGACTCTAACGGTGTGATCGCGCTCACACGACGTGTGGTCTCTGTTGCGCTTCAGAGGAACTTGAAGGTTTCTGTAATGGCATTTCCAAGAAACGTGGGATATGCTGCTGAGACCAGTGAAGCAGTTTTACAACCTCATAGAGCCGGTGTAAGCCCCCCAGGAGTCAATCTCTGTGTTGGCTCGTGTAGTATGGAAGTTCGTGTTGCTTGGTCATGTTTCTGTTGTGAGTGTTGA